The following proteins are co-located in the Vidua macroura isolate BioBank_ID:100142 chromosome 1, ASM2450914v1, whole genome shotgun sequence genome:
- the MTURN gene encoding maturin has translation MAFEALAEAAERWCARTPFQLIAAEETERRMDFYAEPGVSFYVLCPESACGDNFHVWSESEDCLPFLQLAQDYISSCGKKTLHEILEKVFKSFRPLLGLPDVDDDAFEEYNADVEEEEPEADHQQMGVSQQ, from the exons ATGGCTTTCGAGGCGCTGGCGGAGGCGGCGGAGCGATGGTGCGCCCGCACGCCCTTCCAGCTCATCGCCGCCGAGGAGACGGAGCGGCGCATGGACTTCTACGCCGAGCCCGGTGTCTCCTTCTACGTGCTCTGCCCGGAGTCCGCCTGCGGCGACAATTTC CATGTGTGGAGCGAAAGTGAGGACTGCTTACCTTTTCTGCAGCTTGCACAGGACTACATCTCCTCCTGTGGGAAGAAAACACTCCATGAAATATTGGAAAAAGTCTTCAAATCCTTCAGACCC TTACTTGGGCTTCCAGATGTTGATGATGATGCATTTGAAGAATATAACGCAGATGTGGAAGAAGAGGAGCCAGAAGCCGATCACCAACAGATGGGTGTCAGTCAGCAGTGA